One Cyprinus carpio isolate SPL01 chromosome A16, ASM1834038v1, whole genome shotgun sequence genomic region harbors:
- the LOC109105686 gene encoding trophoblast glycoprotein-like, giving the protein MSDVGLLHSLQLQRKQRSMCNPTLCVLLFLTCSCSSSSSCPAQCLCETTVVSCVSQNLRSIPQPLPENITELNISGNYISNLNNESFPRPLEHLTHLYVSGSQVEELDSMVFKNLPSLRLLDLSNNRISQFSVEALPRDNKIEALNLSKSLYNHSYIGVFADLFKHSLPKVSHLDLSSNDLVLLPEGMFAGLSDLTVLDLRNNSLVTIRNDTLCNRALKELDLRDNALKALPNMTLEKLSSIPDLRVSLAENPWRCDCNIEDMLVWLERHQFVVDRLNLTCSGPAELKNVPLLHLVQSPLSCWSNAGDAMDRALEPSYVFLGMVLALIGVIFLLVLYLNRKGIKRWMYNIRDACRDHMEGYHYRYEINSDPRLANLSLNSDV; this is encoded by the coding sequence ATGTCCGATGTTGGATTATTGCATTCGCTTCAACTTCAGAGAAAGCAAAGGAGCATGTGTAACCCGACTCTCTGTGTTTTACTCTTCCTGACGTGTTCCTGCTCGTCCTCGTCTTCATGTCCTGCCCAGTGTTTGTGTGAAACCACGGTGGTGAGTTGTGTTAGCCAAAACTTGAGATCCATCCCACAGCCCCTTCCAGAAAACATCACCGAGCTTAACATCAGTGGAAATTATATAAGCAATCTGAACAATGAATCCTTCCCCAGACCGCTGGAACATTTAACACACCTTTATGTGTCTGGAAGCCAGGTGGAGGAATTGGACTCCATGGTGTTTAAAAACTTGCCAAGTCTGCGTTTACTTGACCTCAGCAACAACAGGATTTCACAGTTCAGCGTTGAGGCTTTACCTCGAGACAACAAGATTGAGGCTCTAAACCTCAGCAAATCCTTATACAATCACTCCTACATCGGTGTGTTCGCAGATCTGTTCAAACACAGCCTGCCGAAGGTTTCTCATCTTGATTTGTCCAGTAATGACCTGGTGCTCCTTCCAGAAGGCATGTTCGCAGGTTTGTCAGACCTCACAGTTTTGGATTTGAGGAACAACTCCCTCGTTACAATCAGGAATGACACGTTATGCAATCGGGCACTTAAAGAGTTGGACTTACGAGACAACGCGTTGAAAGCCCTGCCCAACATGACCCTAGAGAAGCTCAGTTCGATCCCTGATTTGCGAGTCAGTCTCGCAGAAAACCCCTGGCGCTGTGATTGCAATATTGAGGACATGTTGGTTTGGTTGGAGAGACATCAGTTTGTGGTAGACAGATTAAACCTAACATGCTCTGGCCCGGCAGAACTAAAAAATGTCCCACTGTTACACCTGGTACAGTCGCCGCTGTCGTGCTGGAGCAACGCTGGAGATGCGATGGACCGTGCGCTGGAGCCCTCCTATGTGTTCTTGGGGATGGTTCTTGCCCTCATTGGGGTCATCTTCCTTCTGGTCCTTTACCTTAACAGGAAAGGGATCAAGAGGTGGATGTACAATATCCGTGACGCGTGCAGAGATCATATGGAGGGATACCATTACAGATACGAGATCAACTCTGACCCGCGGCTAGCCAACCTCAGCCTCAACTCCGATGTGTGA